A single region of the Actinoplanes sp. SE50/110 genome encodes:
- a CDS encoding inositol-3-phosphate synthase: MIERVRVAVVGVGNNTSALVQGINFYRATGSLTGLCRPHIEGLGVGDVEVVAAFAMSDAKVGADLHDAIFAPPNNFPRIGGELPPSGVTVQRGLTGADGIERIAEAVRGAEVVLYSAPSGRAGVALAYAEAALAAKAAFVNTTADPVARHPELLHRFSAAGVPLIGDDLASQFGTSVLHHALLRLLDERGLTLDSSYQVNLGGTEDFRNLVDNPESKLRSKTNGIGTGRVAIAPLGYLPHLGAEKVAHLNIEARGWAGTSVSVDVRLKVNDPSGAAGVNIDLVRLAALVSRRGRGGFPAEAAGLLKSPPGTAV, from the coding sequence GTGATCGAGCGGGTGCGGGTTGCGGTGGTCGGGGTGGGGAACAACACCTCGGCGCTGGTGCAGGGGATCAACTTCTATCGGGCGACCGGGAGCCTGACCGGTCTCTGCCGCCCGCACATCGAGGGGCTCGGTGTCGGGGATGTCGAGGTGGTCGCCGCCTTCGCGATGTCCGACGCCAAGGTGGGCGCCGACCTGCACGACGCGATCTTCGCGCCGCCGAACAACTTCCCGCGGATCGGTGGGGAGCTGCCGCCGTCCGGGGTGACCGTCCAGCGGGGGCTCACCGGTGCGGACGGGATCGAGCGGATCGCCGAGGCGGTGCGGGGCGCCGAGGTGGTGCTCTATTCGGCGCCGAGTGGCCGGGCGGGGGTGGCCCTCGCGTACGCCGAGGCCGCGCTGGCCGCGAAAGCGGCGTTCGTCAACACGACCGCGGATCCGGTGGCCCGCCACCCGGAGCTGCTGCACCGGTTCAGCGCGGCCGGTGTGCCGCTGATCGGGGACGACCTGGCCAGCCAGTTCGGCACCTCGGTGCTGCACCACGCGCTGCTGCGGCTGCTGGACGAGCGCGGGTTGACGTTGGACAGCTCCTATCAGGTGAATCTGGGCGGCACCGAGGACTTCCGCAACCTGGTGGACAACCCGGAGAGCAAGCTGCGGTCGAAGACGAACGGCATCGGCACCGGCCGGGTGGCGATCGCGCCCCTGGGATACCTGCCGCACCTGGGGGCGGAGAAGGTCGCCCACCTCAACATCGAGGCGCGGGGGTGGGCGGGGACTTCGGTGAGTGTCGACGTACGGCTGAAGGTCAATGATCCGAGCGGCGCCGCCGGTGTCAACATCGACCTGGTGCGGCTGGCGGCCCTGGTCTCGCGGCGGGGCCGCGGGGGTTTCCCGGCGGAGGCGGCCGGGCTGCTGAAGTCGCCGCCCGGGACGGCCGTCTAG